One window of the Carnobacterium maltaromaticum DSM 20342 genome contains the following:
- the manA gene encoding mannose-6-phosphate isomerase, class I: MTEPLFLEAVLQEKIWGGTKLKDVFGYAIPSDKVGECWAISAHPNGPSVVKNGPLKGLTLAEVWEQHREVFGNVAGDVFPLLTKILDAADDLSVQVHPDDAYGLAHEGELGKTECWYVIEADEGAEIIYGHHAKTKAELETMIREGQWDHLLRRIKVNKGDFFHVPSGTIHAIGAGIMILETQQSSDTTYRVYDYDRKDDSGQPRELHIQQSVDVTTVPHIDPVLHVETINKGNVEITTYVETDFFDVYQWDIKGRAEFMATAPYTLVSVLEGSGFLNLADGASYEISKGTHFILPNDIKAWEIDGHLQIIASTPGKANR; the protein is encoded by the coding sequence ATGACTGAACCGTTATTTTTAGAAGCAGTTTTACAAGAAAAAATCTGGGGTGGAACAAAATTAAAGGATGTTTTTGGCTACGCAATTCCAAGTGATAAGGTGGGGGAATGTTGGGCAATTAGTGCTCATCCTAATGGCCCTAGTGTAGTTAAAAATGGTCCTTTAAAAGGTCTGACATTGGCTGAGGTCTGGGAACAGCATCGTGAGGTTTTTGGAAATGTTGCAGGTGATGTATTTCCTCTTTTAACCAAAATTTTAGATGCTGCCGATGATTTATCAGTTCAAGTGCATCCAGATGATGCTTATGGACTAGCTCATGAGGGAGAATTAGGTAAAACGGAATGTTGGTATGTGATTGAAGCTGATGAAGGTGCTGAGATTATTTATGGTCATCATGCGAAAACAAAAGCAGAATTGGAAACAATGATTCGTGAGGGTCAGTGGGATCATTTATTACGTCGTATTAAAGTCAATAAAGGCGACTTTTTCCATGTACCAAGTGGAACGATTCATGCAATTGGTGCTGGTATTATGATTTTAGAAACTCAGCAAAGTAGTGATACAACCTACCGAGTTTATGATTATGATCGTAAAGATGATAGTGGTCAACCTCGTGAACTTCATATTCAACAATCTGTTGATGTTACAACAGTACCACATATTGATCCAGTACTACATGTTGAAACAATCAATAAAGGCAATGTGGAGATTACAACATATGTTGAAACGGATTTCTTTGATGTGTATCAATGGGATATTAAAGGTAGAGCTGAATTTATGGCGACGGCTCCGTATACTTTGGTAAGTGTTTTAGAAGGCAGTGGTTTTCTAAATCTAGCTGATGGCGCAAGTTATGAAATTAGTAAAGGCACTCATTTTATTTTGCCAAATGATATTAAAGCTTGGGAAATTGATGGTCATTTGCAAATTATTGCATCAACTCCAGGTAAAGCGAATCGCTAA
- a CDS encoding serine hydrolase domain-containing protein, with product MYPKTQALISEFIQEEIFPGASFAFINPIEKNSYRTGNVAVYPVKEQIRDNQLYDLASVTKVLMTTTLILQLWEAGKLNLTDSVSLYLPTFSEPSVTIQHLLTHTSALNGFIENRDQLTAGELKEAMLHLSIGPDFGKKVVYTDTSMILLGFIVEECTKKNLALVFQERVSGPLKLSNTVFEPTDPLSCAPTENHPTRGIIRGVVHDPKAFTLRPNCGSAGLFSTIEDVSRFSQMLLNDGELDGVRLLKKETVEKLKQDWTPTGNLNRSLGWDFLSSGDKSHPKRYLFHSGFTGTFIFLDMIKKEGFVFLSNRLHLQNDTPHYLKRRNELLDVYIRELEEGQTN from the coding sequence ATGTATCCAAAAACACAAGCCTTAATTTCTGAGTTTATTCAGGAAGAAATATTTCCAGGAGCAAGTTTTGCTTTTATAAACCCAATAGAAAAAAATAGTTATCGAACTGGAAATGTAGCTGTTTATCCTGTAAAAGAACAAATTAGAGACAATCAACTTTATGATTTAGCTTCAGTGACCAAGGTGTTGATGACAACAACGCTAATTTTACAATTATGGGAAGCTGGAAAATTAAACTTAACAGATAGTGTCTCTTTGTATTTACCAACCTTTAGTGAACCAAGTGTAACAATTCAACATTTATTAACTCATACCTCTGCCTTAAATGGGTTTATTGAAAATCGAGATCAGTTAACAGCGGGAGAATTAAAAGAGGCTATGTTACATCTATCCATTGGTCCTGATTTTGGAAAGAAAGTCGTTTATACAGATACAAGTATGATTTTATTAGGTTTTATTGTTGAAGAATGTACAAAAAAAAATTTAGCTTTAGTATTTCAAGAAAGAGTTTCGGGGCCATTAAAATTGAGCAATACGGTTTTTGAACCTACAGATCCCCTAAGCTGTGCTCCGACCGAGAACCATCCAACTCGTGGAATAATTCGAGGTGTTGTTCATGATCCTAAAGCTTTTACTCTTCGTCCTAACTGTGGGAGTGCAGGACTTTTTTCAACTATTGAAGATGTTAGTCGCTTTAGCCAAATGCTATTAAATGACGGAGAATTAGATGGAGTCAGATTACTAAAAAAAGAGACCGTCGAGAAATTAAAGCAAGATTGGACTCCAACAGGTAACTTGAATCGTTCATTGGGCTGGGATTTCCTTAGCTCAGGTGATAAAAGTCATCCTAAACGTTATTTATTTCATAGTGGTTTTACAGGAACATTTATCTTTTTGGATATGATCAAAAAAGAAGGTTTTGTTTTTTTATCTAACCGATTGCATTTGCAAAATGATACTCCGCACTATTTGAAACGTAGAAACGAGTTATTAGATGTCTATATTCGAGAGCTAGAAGAAGGACAAACTAATTAA